One Ostrea edulis chromosome 2, xbOstEdul1.1, whole genome shotgun sequence genomic region harbors:
- the LOC130051967 gene encoding uncharacterized protein LOC130051967 has translation MSSAVYACWLCPEKFKTNRDRKNHLISRPHERMRVICPFCPVRDGKREKSLRRMTDLKVHVLEAHKEERRVKGVPSDFFSEANGFWMSLHPVDYRKLINPNPWRSEAATRARMEMVTWTRNNSLSRRRLQELEQGWEVARSSSLTPEELFRPDYSEEMEEDPCPVTKKPRGYSPSKPELDEKFTIKAINIEGGLLRVHVLSEEDEVFNVVMTTEASRNPQILSSVMRKSQTIRRDPFFQLPSLFTPVKSPTLLKEMSKMLGVDERLVESIRKGTSPPVYVPSSSSPAGSQESGILIQAAESRTTLDPSSEKAEPLLAIPVATVTDISPSGDACPDPVQPAEAEIPTPPVVSQSSVSLSNSQALTSGESVLSAEVFPVPELSDAVLPDFEQSILYQLADPAALSKGVLSTTEAATTHSELTSSRPNESSDPPLSLSPPSVTLSLLPPSISSSEESDVSIVGNLATLERARNLLEFGVMPLLPPARRNWQGIGAFEISMNSAVISWPPAGWEAFTPDQKLQAWEFAALQLETRGILSAESFSFSRSQLLSRYNMLCLPGSAKPSMCSGDEVDRKLRFYNYKKLSVIAIKGVRSADDEDFLCLVEAASLKRTKRLDKVINQIRSKNVPVRLA, from the coding sequence ATGTCCTCTGCAGTGTATGCCTGTTGGCTTTGcccagaaaaattcaaaaccaacCGTGACAGGAAAAACCATTTGATTTCCAGGCCACATGAGCGGATGAGGGTTATATGTCCTTTCTGCCCCGTTCGTGATGGTAAGAGAGAGAAGTCCCTGAGGAGGATGACCGACCTGAAAGTTCACGTTTTAGAAGCCCACAAAGAGGAACGTAGAGTTAAGGGGGTGCCGTCTGATTTCTTCTCTGAGGCCAACGGCTTTTGGATGTCCCTCCATCCAGTGGACTATAGAAAGCTAATAAACCCAAATCCCTGGAGGAGTGAAGCTGCCACTAGGGCAAGGATGGAAATGGTGACATGGACAAGGAACAACAGTTTGAGCCGTCGAAGACTGCAGGAGCTGGAACAAGGGTGGGAGGTTGCCAGGAGTTCTTCCCTCACACCTGAAGAACTGTTTAGGCCGGATTATTCTGAGGAGATGGAAGAGGATCCCTGCCCAGTGACCAAAAAACCTAGAGGGTATTCTCCATCCAAGCCCGAACTGGACGAGAAGTTCACCATCAAAGCCATCAACATTGAAGGGGGATTACTCAGAGTTCACGTGTTATCGGAGGAAGACGAAGTTTTCAATGTGGTGATGACAACGGAGGCTAGCAGAAATCCCCAGATTCTGTCTTCAGTCATGAGGAAGTCACAGACCATCCGGAGGGACCCGTTCTTTCAACTCCCATCACTGTTCACTCCTGTTAAGTCGCCTACTCTTTTGAAGGAGATGTCCAAGATGCTTGGGGTCGATGAAAGATTGGTGGAATCTATCAGGAAGGGTACTTCCCCACCAGTCTATGTGCCATCTAGTTCTTCACCTGCTGGCTCCCAGGAATCAGGAATCTTGATACAAGCTGCTGAATCCCGAACTACGTTGGATCCCTCCTCTGAAAAAGCTGAACCTCTTCTGGCAATTCCAGTGGCAACTGTGACAGACATTTCTCCATCTGGTGATGCCTGCCCGGATCCAGTCCAGCCAGCTGAAGCAGAGATACCTACTCCTCCTGTCGTCTCCCAGTCTTCTGTCTCCTTGTCTAATTCACAAGCTTTAACTTCTGGAGAGTCTGTTCTTTCAGCAGAGGTGTTCCCTGTTCCAGAGCTGTCAGATGCTGTTCTTCCTGACTTTGAGCAATCTATTTTGTACCAGCTAGCTGACCCTGCAGCACTGAGCAAAGGCGTTCTTTCCACTACGGAAGCCGCAACCACCCATTCAGAACTTACATCTAGTCGGCCCAATGAATCCAGCGATCCCCCTTTGTCCCTTTCACCACCATCTGTGACATTATCTCTCTTGCCTCCATCTATTTCGTCATCAGAAGAGTCTGACGTTTCCATAGTGGGCAACCTTGCAACCTTGGAGAGGGCACGCAACTTACTTGAATTTGGAGTCATGCCACTTTTACCACCAGCACGAAGAAATTGGCAGGGAATAGGTGCCTTCGAGATCTCCATGAATAGTGCAGTCATAAGTTGGCCACCAGCTGGCTGGGAGGCGTTCACCCCAGATCAAAAATTGCAGGCCTGGGAATTTGCAGCACTTCAACTTGAGACCAGGGGCATCCTCTCAGCTGAAAGTTTCTCTTTTTCCAGATCGCAGCTCCTCTCTCGTTACAACATGTTATGCTTGCCTGGATCTGCGAAACCCTCTATGTGCTCTGGTGATGAAGTTGACCGGAAGTTGAGGTTTTACAATTACAAGAAGCTTAGTGTTATTGCTATAAAGGGCGTAAGGAGTGCAGATGATGAGGATTTTCTGTGTTTGGTGGAGGCTGCATCATTGAAGAGGACAAAGAGACTCGACAAAGTGATAAATCAAATAAGATCTAAAAATGTTCCTGTCAGACTTGCTTAA